In Pseudovibrio brasiliensis, the following are encoded in one genomic region:
- the ubiB gene encoding 2-polyprenylphenol 6-hydroxylase — MIANIVPFMRLVFAGYVMAREGVFGLVSLPDLPPGPRLAIGMARMIERRGIEKKDAAARLTDALNRLGPSYIKLGQFLATRPDVVGKEAAKELSALQDNVPPFLTQYARKTVEEQLGKTVEHHFEEFGEPVAAASIAQVHPAYFRNRDGELEKVAVKVLRPGVERGFKRDLKSFYLAARLAERFSPASRRLRPLATVETYERAVVLEMDLRMEAAALSEMGENSKDDTDFRVPSVDWPRTSRSVLTMEWVDGVKLSNLEGIEEAGHDLAELGNKVIQTFLRHAVRDGFFHADMHQGNLFVEPDGTLVAVDLGITGRLGLSERRFLAEILYGFITRNYLRVAEVHFEAGYVPADQDVDIFAQAIRAIGEPIHGHDASEISMARLLTQLFEVTEMFNMHTQPQLILLQKNMVLAEGVARSLNPHLDMWNTADPVVTSWIQRNLGPMGRISDLATGVTVLGRLASDLPIIADRASKFSNQLESMANNGLRFDEATADAIGKSEAKHSRSGRIALWVIALALSAIAYGIHL; from the coding sequence TATGGCTCGGATGATTGAGCGCCGTGGTATTGAGAAAAAAGACGCAGCAGCCCGCCTGACGGATGCTCTGAACCGCCTTGGCCCTTCCTACATCAAGCTAGGTCAGTTTCTTGCAACCCGCCCGGATGTGGTGGGTAAAGAAGCTGCTAAAGAACTCTCAGCCCTTCAGGACAATGTCCCTCCATTTTTGACGCAATACGCGCGCAAAACAGTCGAAGAGCAACTCGGCAAGACGGTCGAACATCATTTTGAAGAGTTTGGCGAGCCTGTCGCAGCAGCCTCAATTGCGCAGGTACACCCTGCTTATTTCAGAAACCGTGATGGTGAGCTTGAAAAGGTAGCCGTTAAAGTCCTGCGCCCAGGCGTAGAGCGCGGTTTCAAACGTGATCTGAAAAGCTTCTACCTTGCTGCACGTCTTGCAGAACGTTTTAGCCCGGCAAGCCGCCGTCTCCGTCCGCTAGCAACGGTTGAAACCTATGAGCGCGCTGTCGTTCTGGAAATGGACCTGCGCATGGAAGCCGCAGCTCTCTCTGAGATGGGTGAAAACAGCAAGGACGATACAGACTTCCGCGTTCCAAGCGTAGATTGGCCTCGCACCTCTCGCTCCGTGCTCACCATGGAGTGGGTTGATGGCGTAAAGCTCTCCAATTTGGAAGGCATTGAAGAGGCCGGACACGATCTCGCTGAGCTTGGCAACAAGGTCATCCAGACTTTCCTCCGCCATGCTGTGCGTGATGGTTTCTTCCATGCGGATATGCACCAGGGCAACCTGTTCGTAGAACCTGATGGAACGTTGGTCGCAGTGGATCTGGGCATCACCGGACGCCTTGGCTTGTCTGAGCGCCGCTTTCTCGCTGAGATTCTCTACGGTTTCATCACTCGAAACTACCTCAGAGTGGCCGAAGTTCACTTCGAAGCAGGCTATGTACCGGCTGATCAGGACGTTGACATCTTTGCTCAGGCGATCCGGGCAATTGGTGAGCCGATCCACGGACATGATGCCAGTGAGATTTCCATGGCGCGCCTGCTGACCCAGCTGTTTGAAGTGACTGAGATGTTTAACATGCACACTCAGCCTCAACTTATCTTACTGCAGAAAAACATGGTTCTGGCAGAAGGCGTTGCCCGCTCGCTGAACCCGCATCTGGATATGTGGAACACAGCTGACCCTGTGGTCACCAGCTGGATTCAGCGCAATCTGGGTCCAATGGGACGCATTTCAGACCTCGCAACCGGCGTGACTGTTCTGGGTCGTTTGGCCAGTGATCTGCCAATTATCGCGGATCGCGCGAGCAAGTTTTCTAATCAGCTTGAGTCGATGGCCAACAATGGTCTGAGATTTGATGAGGCAACAGCTGACGCCATTGGCAAGTCAGAGGCAAAGCACAGCCGCTCCGGTCGCATTGCGCTCTGGGTCATTGCGCTTGCCCTCTCAGCAATTGCCTATGGCATCCATCTCTAA
- a CDS encoding TetR/AcrR family transcriptional regulator, with the protein MPDSSELGTRERLLDAAERLLAEHGLAETSVRMITEKADANVAAVNYHFGSKEDLVRAVFMRRLREIDDMRMQRLDALEVGGRQPDVEEITRAFMEPLIVQGISRDTGKLVPFVVLIRQVFSDPESGQKIMHSWEPPKIILRITKALAKATESDIPTGPRAQLLMMLMHSATLEALYVVTGASKGPYDEELDQDEIVEGTIRFVSNGIKAFFMAGALEEA; encoded by the coding sequence GTGCCAGACAGTTCTGAACTGGGGACCCGTGAACGGTTACTTGATGCCGCTGAACGCTTGCTCGCTGAACATGGTCTTGCGGAAACTTCAGTGAGAATGATCACTGAAAAAGCAGACGCAAATGTTGCTGCCGTAAACTACCATTTTGGCAGCAAAGAAGACCTCGTCAGAGCTGTCTTCATGCGCCGTCTTCGCGAAATTGATGATATGCGCATGCAGCGCCTCGACGCTCTGGAAGTTGGCGGTCGCCAGCCAGATGTAGAGGAAATCACCCGGGCCTTTATGGAGCCTCTGATCGTTCAGGGCATCTCCCGCGACACAGGTAAGCTGGTCCCGTTCGTGGTCCTCATACGGCAAGTCTTTTCAGACCCTGAGTCCGGCCAGAAGATCATGCATTCCTGGGAGCCGCCCAAGATCATCCTGCGTATCACCAAGGCGCTGGCCAAGGCCACAGAGAGCGATATCCCGACTGGTCCTCGTGCACAGCTCCTCATGATGCTCATGCACAGCGCCACGCTTGAAGCGCTATATGTCGTCACCGGCGCCTCAAAAGGCCCTTATGATGAAGAGCTGGATCAGGACGAAATCGTGGAAGGCACCATCCGTTTCGTATCAAACGGCATCAAAGCCTTCTTCATGGCAGGCGCGCTGGAAGAAGCTTAA
- a CDS encoding alpha-ketoglutarate-dependent dioxygenase AlkB family protein, which translates to MQLSDNFPKGFKYLPGYFSLEEQKELVETLRYLVKEAPLFTPVMPRTGKPFSVRMTNLGGLGWVSDRNGYRYQPQHPESGQPWPEIPEVLQSLWKQVGECEAEPEACLVNYYAATAKMGMHQDRDEKTFEAPVVSVSLGDTAVFRLGGVKRGGPTQSLKLNSGDVVVLGGESRLCHHGIDRILGGSSNLLKDGGRLNLTLRRVSPF; encoded by the coding sequence ATGCAGTTGAGCGATAACTTTCCTAAGGGGTTCAAATACCTGCCGGGCTACTTCTCACTTGAGGAGCAGAAGGAGCTTGTTGAGACACTCAGATACCTCGTTAAAGAAGCCCCTTTGTTCACTCCAGTGATGCCACGCACTGGGAAGCCGTTTTCTGTTCGTATGACAAATCTGGGGGGCTTGGGCTGGGTGTCTGATCGCAATGGCTATCGATATCAACCACAGCATCCTGAGAGCGGACAGCCCTGGCCGGAGATACCAGAAGTCTTGCAGAGCTTGTGGAAGCAGGTGGGTGAGTGTGAGGCGGAACCCGAGGCATGTCTCGTCAATTACTACGCTGCGACCGCAAAAATGGGCATGCATCAGGACCGGGATGAAAAGACGTTTGAAGCGCCGGTTGTCTCCGTCAGCCTTGGAGACACAGCCGTATTCCGCCTTGGTGGCGTAAAACGTGGAGGGCCGACACAGTCGCTGAAGTTGAATTCAGGGGATGTGGTGGTTTTGGGTGGAGAATCGCGGCTTTGCCATCATGGCATTGACCGCATACTGGGTGGGAGCTCGAACCTGCTTAAAGACGGAGGCCGGTTAAACCTGACGCTCCGCCGTGTCTCGCCGTTCTAG
- a CDS encoding FMN-binding glutamate synthase family protein, producing the protein MHLLPPLLAAVLNIFAAFVSLLILLTLIAVVVLYVVDRRQHKDAIRHNFPVVGRFRALFSYLGEFFRQYFFAMDREEMPFNRAERNWVDHASKAEGNTMAFGSTKNLSIPGTALFVNAPFAKLEKEIDEPEPLLIGPYVENPYIPPSYFNISGMSFGAISRPAVLALSRGAKMANCWMNTGEGGLSPYHLEGGADIVFQIGTAKYGCRNEDCTLNEDKLKAITDHAQVKMVEIKLAQGAKPGKGGLLPGGKVTPEIAEIRGIKVGQPSHSPNRHPEISNTGELLDFISRVRAIAKKPVGFKTVIGSAHWIEELCHEINHRGIEHAPDFITIDSADGGTGAAPMPLMDNVGLRISESLPIVDHVLRKHDLRDRIRIIVSGKRITPSAVALALCAGADFTVTARGFLFSLGCIQAMRCNKNTCPTGITTHNEALQAGLDPTEKSHRVAAYCHSVRMEVDMIAHACGVDAARQLSREHVRIVQENGNSISLEELYPQTPS; encoded by the coding sequence ATGCACCTTCTTCCTCCGTTGCTCGCAGCTGTGCTGAACATTTTCGCAGCATTTGTCTCTCTTCTCATTCTGCTCACGCTCATTGCGGTTGTCGTTTTATATGTGGTTGATCGACGACAGCATAAAGATGCGATCCGGCACAATTTCCCCGTTGTTGGTCGTTTCCGAGCGCTCTTTTCCTATCTGGGCGAGTTCTTCCGCCAATACTTCTTCGCGATGGACCGTGAGGAAATGCCGTTCAACAGAGCAGAGCGAAACTGGGTGGACCACGCCTCGAAGGCAGAAGGCAACACCATGGCCTTCGGTTCAACCAAAAACCTGAGCATCCCGGGCACCGCGCTGTTCGTCAACGCTCCCTTCGCCAAGCTAGAAAAGGAAATCGACGAGCCAGAACCTCTCCTGATCGGCCCCTACGTCGAAAACCCGTATATCCCGCCCAGCTATTTCAACATCTCTGGCATGAGCTTCGGCGCGATATCGCGCCCAGCCGTCCTCGCTCTCTCCCGAGGTGCCAAGATGGCGAACTGCTGGATGAACACAGGCGAGGGCGGTCTATCGCCATATCATCTTGAGGGTGGTGCAGACATCGTCTTCCAGATCGGCACAGCAAAATACGGCTGCCGAAATGAAGACTGCACGCTCAATGAAGATAAGCTGAAAGCCATCACAGACCATGCACAGGTCAAGATGGTCGAAATTAAGCTGGCACAAGGGGCCAAGCCCGGTAAGGGCGGTCTTCTGCCAGGTGGTAAAGTGACACCTGAAATTGCTGAGATCCGCGGCATCAAAGTTGGCCAGCCTTCTCACTCTCCAAATCGCCACCCCGAAATCAGCAACACCGGCGAACTGCTCGACTTCATCAGCCGGGTCCGCGCGATTGCGAAGAAGCCGGTTGGCTTCAAAACGGTAATCGGTTCAGCTCACTGGATTGAAGAACTTTGCCATGAAATCAATCATCGCGGCATTGAGCATGCTCCTGATTTCATCACCATCGACTCCGCAGATGGCGGCACGGGCGCAGCCCCAATGCCGCTCATGGACAACGTAGGCCTGCGTATCTCCGAATCTTTGCCGATCGTGGATCACGTTTTGAGAAAGCATGATTTGCGGGACCGTATCCGCATCATCGTCTCCGGCAAACGCATCACTCCTTCCGCAGTTGCACTAGCCTTGTGTGCAGGGGCTGATTTTACCGTCACAGCGCGTGGCTTCCTATTTTCATTGGGCTGCATTCAGGCCATGCGATGCAACAAAAATACATGCCCAACCGGCATCACCACTCACAATGAAGCGCTGCAGGCTGGCCTCGATCCCACCGAGAAAAGCCACCGCGTTGCTGCCTACTGCCATAGTGTGCGTATGGAAGTGGATATGATCGCCCATGCATGTGGTGTGGATGCTGCAAGACAGCTTTCACGGGAGCACGTGCGCATCGTCCAAGAAAATGGGAACTCAATCTCGCTGGAAGAGCTCTATCCACAAACACCCTCTTAG
- the dnaK gene encoding molecular chaperone DnaK yields the protein MAKVIGIDLGTTNSCVSVMDGKDAKVIENAEGARTTPSMVAFTDDGERLVGQPAKRQAVTNPTDTLFAVKRLIGRRFDDPTVAKDKKLVPYEIVKADNGDAWVEAEGEKFSPSQISAFILQKMKETAESFLGETVTQAVITVPAYFNDAQRQATKDAGKIAGLEVLRIINEPTAAALAYGMDKNDGKTIAVYDLGGGTFDVSILEIGDGVFEVKSTNGDTFLGGEDFDMRLVDYLADEFKKEQGIDLKNDKLALQRLKEAAEKAKIELSSSSQTEINLPFITADASGPKHLTLKLTRAKFEQLVDDLVQRTVAPMKAALKDAGLAAGEIDEVVLVGGMTRMPKVQEVVKQFFGKDPHKGVNPDEVVAMGAAIQAGVLQGDVKDVLLLDVTPLSLGIETLGGVFTRLIDRNTTIPTKKGQVFSTAEDNQTAVTIRVFQGEREMAADNKILGQFDLVGIPPAPRGVPQVEVTFDIDANGIVNVSAKDKGTGKEQQIRIQASGGLSDNDIEQMVKDAESHAEEDKKRKELVEAKNQGEALHHSTEKSLKEYGDKVSEEDKSAIESALAALKQALEGEDLEDIQAKTQALAEASMKLGEAMYKDAQAAEEAGEGAEDDGEPKPVDDVVDADFEEVRDDDKKSS from the coding sequence ATGGCAAAGGTCATCGGTATCGACCTCGGCACGACAAATTCGTGCGTATCTGTAATGGACGGCAAAGACGCCAAGGTAATTGAAAACGCAGAAGGTGCGCGTACTACCCCTTCTATGGTTGCTTTTACCGATGATGGTGAGCGCCTTGTAGGCCAGCCAGCGAAGCGTCAGGCTGTAACCAACCCAACAGACACCCTGTTTGCTGTTAAGCGCCTCATCGGTCGTCGTTTTGATGATCCGACTGTTGCAAAAGATAAAAAGCTCGTCCCATACGAAATCGTAAAAGCCGACAACGGCGACGCATGGGTTGAAGCTGAGGGTGAGAAGTTCTCCCCATCCCAGATTTCTGCTTTCATCCTGCAGAAGATGAAAGAAACCGCTGAAAGCTTCCTTGGTGAAACCGTCACCCAGGCAGTTATCACCGTTCCTGCATACTTCAACGACGCTCAGCGCCAGGCAACCAAAGATGCCGGTAAGATCGCTGGTCTTGAAGTTCTGCGTATCATCAACGAACCAACTGCTGCTGCCCTTGCATACGGCATGGACAAAAACGATGGTAAGACCATCGCAGTTTATGACCTTGGTGGTGGTACCTTCGACGTTTCCATCCTGGAAATCGGTGACGGCGTATTTGAAGTGAAGTCCACCAACGGTGACACCTTCCTCGGTGGTGAAGACTTCGACATGCGTCTGGTTGATTACCTCGCAGACGAATTCAAAAAAGAACAGGGCATTGACCTGAAGAACGACAAGCTGGCTCTGCAGCGCTTGAAAGAAGCTGCTGAAAAAGCAAAGATCGAGCTGTCTTCTTCTTCTCAGACCGAAATCAACCTGCCGTTCATCACCGCAGACGCTTCTGGTCCTAAGCACCTTACCCTGAAGCTGACCCGTGCAAAGTTTGAACAGCTCGTTGACGACCTGGTACAGCGCACTGTTGCTCCAATGAAAGCAGCGCTGAAAGACGCAGGCCTGGCAGCTGGTGAAATCGACGAGGTTGTTCTCGTCGGTGGTATGACCCGTATGCCTAAAGTTCAGGAAGTTGTTAAACAGTTCTTCGGCAAAGACCCACACAAAGGCGTGAACCCGGACGAAGTTGTTGCAATGGGTGCAGCAATTCAGGCTGGCGTTCTGCAGGGCGACGTTAAAGACGTTCTGCTTCTCGACGTTACACCTCTGTCCCTCGGCATCGAAACCCTCGGCGGCGTGTTCACACGTCTGATCGACCGTAACACCACAATCCCTACCAAGAAGGGCCAGGTGTTCTCTACAGCTGAAGACAATCAGACTGCAGTGACCATCCGCGTCTTCCAGGGTGAGCGTGAAATGGCTGCGGACAACAAGATCCTCGGTCAGTTCGATCTGGTTGGTATCCCACCAGCACCACGCGGTGTGCCACAGGTTGAAGTTACCTTTGACATCGACGCCAACGGTATCGTGAACGTATCCGCTAAGGATAAGGGCACCGGTAAAGAACAGCAGATCCGCATTCAGGCATCTGGTGGTCTGTCCGACAACGACATCGAGCAGATGGTGAAAGACGCTGAGTCCCACGCTGAAGAAGACAAGAAGCGTAAGGAACTGGTTGAAGCGAAAAACCAGGGTGAAGCTCTGCACCACTCCACCGAGAAGTCTCTGAAAGAGTACGGCGATAAGGTCTCTGAAGAAGACAAGTCTGCAATCGAAAGCGCTCTGGCTGCTCTGAAGCAGGCTCTCGAAGGTGAGGACCTCGAAGACATTCAGGCGAAGACTCAGGCTCTTGCAGAAGCTTCCATGAAGCTCGGCGAAGCTATGTACAAAGACGCTCAGGCAGCTGAAGAAGCTGGCGAAGGCGCTGAAGACGATGGCGAGCCAAAGCCAGTTGACGATGTCGTTGATGCAGACTTCGAAGAAGTTCGCGACGACGACAAAAAGTCCAGCTAA
- the dnaJ gene encoding molecular chaperone DnaJ, with protein MSKRDYYEVLGVAREVDEKALKSAYRKLAMKYHPDRNPGDDEAEANFKEVSEAYETLKDPQKRAAYDRFGHAAFENGGFGGGGGAGPGDFASSMADIFDEFFGGGGGRRGSGRERGADLRYNLEISLEEAYEGKSVEIEVPTSVTCEPCSGSGAKSGTRPSTCPTCGGAGRVRAAQGFFTMERTCPTCQGRGEIITDPCDSCGGTGRTTKERTLSVNIPSGIEDGTRIRLSGEGEAGARGGPAGDLYIFLSIRPHEFFQRDGADIFCRVPISMTTAALGGQFEVPALDGNTARVKVPESTQTGKQFRLRGKGMPVMRSSQKGDMYIQVAVETPTNLTKRQKELLSEFEGESSGENHPESTGFFAKAKDFLENFKA; from the coding sequence ATGTCTAAACGCGACTACTATGAGGTGCTGGGGGTAGCACGGGAGGTCGACGAAAAGGCACTTAAGAGCGCTTATCGCAAACTTGCGATGAAATACCACCCGGATCGCAATCCTGGTGATGATGAAGCGGAAGCAAACTTTAAGGAAGTAAGCGAAGCTTACGAAACCCTGAAAGACCCGCAAAAGCGCGCAGCCTACGATCGATTTGGCCATGCAGCCTTTGAAAACGGCGGCTTTGGTGGTGGCGGTGGAGCAGGTCCGGGCGACTTTGCTTCTTCCATGGCAGACATTTTTGATGAGTTCTTCGGTGGCGGCGGTGGCCGTCGCGGCTCTGGTCGTGAACGCGGTGCTGACCTGCGCTACAATCTGGAAATCTCTCTTGAGGAAGCCTACGAAGGCAAGTCCGTCGAGATTGAGGTTCCAACATCCGTAACATGTGAACCTTGCAGCGGCTCTGGTGCAAAATCCGGAACCCGTCCGTCCACCTGCCCAACTTGTGGCGGTGCAGGACGTGTAAGAGCGGCTCAGGGCTTCTTCACCATGGAGCGTACCTGTCCAACCTGTCAGGGCCGTGGTGAGATCATCACCGATCCATGTGACAGCTGTGGCGGTACAGGCCGGACAACAAAAGAGCGCACGCTCTCTGTCAACATTCCGTCAGGCATTGAGGATGGCACGCGTATCCGCTTGTCAGGTGAGGGTGAAGCAGGTGCTCGCGGGGGTCCAGCTGGCGATCTCTACATCTTCCTGTCTATTCGTCCGCACGAGTTCTTCCAGCGTGATGGTGCAGACATCTTCTGCCGCGTGCCGATTTCCATGACAACCGCTGCTCTGGGTGGTCAGTTTGAAGTTCCGGCACTGGATGGCAACACAGCCCGCGTGAAGGTTCCTGAAAGCACACAGACCGGCAAGCAGTTCCGTCTGCGTGGTAAAGGCATGCCGGTTATGCGGTCTAGCCAGAAGGGCGACATGTATATCCAGGTTGCCGTTGAGACACCAACAAACCTTACGAAGAGGCAGAAAGAGCTTCTTTCAGAATTTGAAGGTGAATCTTCTGGTGAAAACCATCCTGAATCTACTGGCTTTTTCGCGAAGGCCAAAGATTTTTTGGAAAATTTCAAAGCTTAG
- a CDS encoding class I SAM-dependent methyltransferase, with product MFHETRSRAENALNKFREPSKFLRAWVEAPLTTGAVAPSGPVLAQRMAEFVPVQSQNPVLELGPGTGPVTKAILEAGISKERLTCLEYSPDFCKHLSEKFEGLNVVQGDAYNMHPSLGHIEPNSLCAVVSSLPLISRPMEFRLKCIRDAFALMRPGAPFVQFSYSLASPVSLKSKMFSWSKTGWIVKNIPPARVWIYRKPF from the coding sequence ATGTTTCACGAAACGCGGTCCCGGGCTGAAAACGCCTTGAACAAATTTCGTGAGCCTTCCAAGTTTCTTCGGGCGTGGGTGGAAGCACCACTCACGACCGGAGCAGTAGCTCCTTCCGGTCCCGTTCTCGCACAGAGAATGGCAGAATTCGTTCCCGTCCAATCCCAAAATCCGGTTTTAGAGCTCGGTCCTGGTACAGGCCCGGTGACGAAAGCTATTCTGGAAGCTGGAATCTCCAAGGAACGTCTGACCTGCCTAGAGTACAGCCCTGACTTCTGCAAGCATCTCAGCGAAAAATTCGAAGGCCTGAATGTCGTACAAGGCGATGCCTACAACATGCACCCTAGTCTGGGGCACATTGAGCCCAACTCGCTCTGTGCCGTTGTCTCCAGCCTTCCGTTGATCTCCCGTCCTATGGAGTTCCGCCTTAAGTGCATCCGTGATGCCTTTGCACTTATGAGACCAGGTGCGCCGTTCGTCCAATTCTCCTACTCTTTGGCCTCTCCGGTATCACTAAAATCCAAGATGTTTAGCTGGTCGAAAACCGGATGGATTGTGAAGAACATTCCACCTGCGCGGGTCTGGATCTATCGTAAGCCCTTTTGA
- a CDS encoding NADPH-dependent FMN reductase — translation MKPKILVFSGSTRKGSYNKMLAALVAKHLTIANADVTTISLADYPLPIYDGDLEDETGIPENAFKLRKLIETHHGIFIASPEYNSSITPLLKNTLDWISRIQLPEEEPLQLFHTSIYAVGGASPGAHGSLRGLMHLRTIMEVSLGCLVLPEMISINFAGKSFDENGDLTKDHQIKRLHKLIERFVSEASHVKLQDN, via the coding sequence ATGAAGCCAAAGATACTGGTGTTTTCAGGTTCAACCCGTAAAGGGTCCTACAACAAGATGTTGGCTGCACTGGTGGCAAAGCATCTGACAATCGCAAATGCGGATGTAACCACAATCAGCCTCGCTGACTATCCTCTACCCATCTACGACGGTGATCTGGAAGATGAAACAGGCATTCCAGAGAATGCCTTCAAACTCAGGAAGCTGATAGAAACCCACCACGGCATTTTCATCGCCAGCCCTGAATACAACTCCTCCATCACCCCGCTGCTCAAAAACACTCTCGACTGGATCAGCCGTATCCAATTGCCGGAAGAAGAACCGCTCCAACTCTTCCACACGTCGATCTATGCTGTTGGCGGTGCATCCCCAGGAGCACATGGCTCTTTGCGCGGGCTAATGCATCTCAGAACGATCATGGAGGTCTCGTTAGGGTGTTTGGTTCTGCCCGAAATGATCTCAATAAACTTTGCCGGCAAATCCTTTGATGAAAATGGCGACCTCACAAAAGACCACCAGATCAAGCGATTGCATAAGCTTATTGAGCGCTTCGTGAGCGAGGCGAGTCACGTAAAGCTACAGGATAACTGA
- the hslV gene encoding ATP-dependent protease subunit HslV yields MSEPEQWHGTTILTVRKGGKVVIAGDGQVSLGSTVIKGTARKVRPLAGGKVIAGFAGATADAFTLFERLEAKLEQYPDQLMRACVEMAKDWRTDRYLRRLEAMMLVADKKHSLVLTGTGDVLEPENGVMGIGSGGNFALSAARALVDMDLTAEEICRKSMTIAADICVYTNSNVTVETLDEE; encoded by the coding sequence ATGAGTGAACCTGAACAGTGGCACGGCACAACCATCTTGACCGTGCGCAAAGGCGGCAAAGTCGTAATTGCTGGAGATGGTCAGGTATCTCTTGGATCAACGGTTATTAAGGGCACTGCACGTAAGGTCCGCCCACTGGCTGGCGGCAAAGTCATTGCAGGCTTCGCAGGTGCCACTGCTGATGCATTCACGCTGTTTGAGCGCCTCGAAGCAAAGCTGGAACAATACCCGGACCAGCTGATGCGCGCTTGCGTGGAAATGGCAAAGGATTGGCGGACAGACCGCTACCTGCGCCGTCTGGAAGCTATGATGCTGGTTGCCGACAAAAAGCATTCTCTGGTGCTGACAGGTACGGGTGATGTGCTTGAGCCTGAAAATGGCGTCATGGGTATCGGCTCTGGCGGAAACTTCGCCCTGTCCGCAGCTCGTGCGCTGGTTGATATGGATCTGACAGCAGAAGAGATTTGCCGCAAGTCCATGACAATCGCAGCAGACATCTGCGTCTACACAAACAGCAACGTCACAGTCGAAACACTCGACGAAGAGTAA
- the hslU gene encoding ATP-dependent protease ATPase subunit HslU yields the protein MTNFSPREIVSELDRYIIGQHDAKRAVAIALRNRWRRQQLDEDLREEVQPKNILMIGPTGVGKTEISRRLAKLANAPFTKVEATKFTEVGYVGRDVEQIVRDLVESSIALVREQSRKDVEAKAHVLAEERVLDALVGNNASPATRDTFRKKLREGDLDEKEIEIEVRANPQMPSFDIPGMPGSSVGVMNISDMLGKAFGGQTKPKRTNVKDSHKVLLAEESDKLLDEEKIVQEAIELVENSGIVFLDEIDKICAKDGRNGGDVSREGVQRDLLPLIEGTVVSTKHGPVKTDHILFIASGAFHVSKPSDLLPELQGRLPIRVELKALTKEDFVKILTDTEASLIKQYVALMGTESVTIEFTDDAIDEIATIAVDLNATVENIGARRLQTVMERVLDEISFAAPDKSGEQVTIDAAYVKSNVSELAKNVDLSQFIL from the coding sequence ATGACAAATTTCTCTCCACGGGAAATCGTTAGTGAACTCGATCGCTACATCATCGGCCAGCATGATGCTAAACGCGCTGTAGCAATTGCGCTGCGCAACAGATGGCGCCGTCAGCAGCTGGATGAAGATCTGCGTGAAGAGGTTCAGCCAAAGAACATTCTCATGATTGGTCCAACCGGTGTTGGTAAGACTGAGATCTCCCGCCGTCTGGCGAAACTTGCGAATGCTCCTTTCACAAAAGTTGAAGCTACCAAGTTTACTGAGGTCGGTTACGTCGGTCGTGACGTTGAGCAAATCGTCCGTGATCTGGTGGAATCCAGCATCGCACTCGTGCGCGAGCAGAGCCGCAAAGACGTAGAAGCAAAGGCGCACGTCCTTGCTGAAGAGCGTGTTCTGGATGCTCTGGTTGGCAACAACGCTAGCCCAGCTACCCGCGACACCTTCCGCAAAAAACTGCGCGAAGGGGATCTCGATGAGAAAGAAATCGAAATTGAGGTGCGCGCCAACCCACAAATGCCTAGCTTTGATATTCCGGGCATGCCAGGCAGCAGCGTAGGTGTGATGAATATCTCCGACATGCTGGGCAAAGCATTCGGCGGCCAGACCAAGCCAAAGCGTACCAACGTTAAAGACAGCCACAAGGTTCTGTTGGCAGAAGAATCCGATAAGCTCCTCGATGAAGAGAAGATTGTTCAGGAAGCTATCGAACTGGTTGAGAACTCCGGCATCGTGTTCCTCGACGAGATCGACAAGATCTGCGCGAAGGATGGCCGTAACGGTGGTGATGTGTCCCGTGAAGGAGTTCAGCGTGACTTGCTGCCACTGATCGAAGGCACAGTTGTTTCCACAAAGCACGGCCCGGTGAAAACAGATCACATTCTGTTCATTGCATCCGGTGCGTTCCACGTGTCCAAGCCATCTGACTTGCTGCCTGAGCTTCAGGGCCGTCTGCCAATCCGCGTTGAGCTGAAGGCACTGACGAAAGAAGACTTCGTCAAGATCCTGACTGACACAGAAGCAAGCCTCATCAAGCAGTACGTTGCTCTGATGGGGACTGAGAGCGTGACTATAGAGTTTACTGATGATGCGATCGACGAAATCGCAACCATTGCAGTGGATTTGAACGCGACTGTCGAGAACATCGGTGCTCGCCGTCTGCAGACAGTGATGGAGCGTGTTCTGGATGAGATTTCCTTCGCCGCTCCAGATAAGTCTGGCGAACAGGTCACTATTGATGCTGCCTATGTGAAATCCAATGTCAGCGAACTGGCCAAGAACGTCGATTTGTCTCAGTTCATCCTCTAA